Genomic DNA from Halobaculum sp. MBLA0147:
CTCACTACGACGACAGACACGTGTTGCAGATGTCGCGTGCGGCCGCGACCAGCGTGATGGCACGCGAGTTGGCGTTACACGAACTCGCGCACATGGTCCGGTACGAGAACGACCACCCGTCACACACCCAGTCGACGGACGAGGCGCTGTTCCTCGCGCTGGCGGGGCAGTCCGTCGAGCGCCGGAAGGTGACCCACTGTTACCAGATCGCCAACCACATGAAGGACATCTACGCCGACGACATCACCCTCTCCGTCGCCCCCGCGGAGAAGCTGGTGACGTTCTTCGAGTCGCAGTTGGCGACCGCCCTCGCCGAGCGACGCGACGAGGAGTGGTACCCGGACGCGGAGGTGACGGACACGGTGTCGGACCCGGACATCTCCGTCGTCAACGCCGCCTTCGCGCTCGCGGTGATCGACCGTCACGACCTCGTCGCCGACGACCACCGGATCTTCGACCTCGCGGGGGCGCTCGCAGACGGTGCGCCGGGCGTCGACCTGGGACACTTCCGGCGGAAGTTCTCGACGCTCGCGGACGAACCCTCGGAGTCGGCCTACCGGAAGGAACTCGTCGACGTGACGCGGACCTACGCCGCCGAGAGCGGCGCGCGAGGACCGGGCGAGCCAGCCGCGGACTGAGCGGCCTCGTGGAGTCGGTCGGAGAGTCGACGGGATCGGTGGTGGCGGCCGCGAGCCGATCACGACTCGCGGAGCCGGGCGCGGACCCCGAGTCCGAGCGTCCCGATCCCGATGGTGATCGGCATCACGGCCGACCCGTTCGGGATGGACCCGACGAGGAAGACCCCGGCGGTCGCGACGGCCATCAACCCGGTCACCGCGAACAGCACCACCTCGTCCGGCAGCGTGTCGTCCGCGTCGTCCGCCGACTCGTCCAGCAGCTCCTCGTCCACCTCGGTGATCGGCTCGTCGGTGTCGACCATTCGTCGGACATCAAGGCCCGCTGGCACGTAGTTCTCCCGTTTCACTTCGTCCGCCTGGATTCGGTCTAGCGTCCACTCTCGCTCCCCGTCGTCCCACCGGCAGTTGGGACCCCGGTTCGAGCGATCCGAGTCCCCGAGCGCCGCCGGACCGACTCCGCGAACGTTTTACCCGCGGCGTCGCGACGTGTCGGTATGGATTACGACGACATGCTCGACCGGGCAGTCGAGGAGACGCCCGACATCGAGGAGAGTGGTTCGCGGTTCGAGGTCCCCGATCCGGACGTGCGCCAGGAGGGGAACGTGACCGTCGTGGAGAACTACCAGTCGATCGTCGACACCCTCTCGCGCGACGAGGAGGCCGTCCTGAAGTTCCTCCAGAACGAGCTGGGGACGGCCGCACACATCGACGAGAGTGGCCGCGCACGACTCACCGGCGGGTTCAAACAGCGTCGCGTCGGCGACGCCCTGGACGCCTACACGGAGGGGTTCGTCATCTGTCCGGAGTGTGGACTCCCGGACACCAAGTTGGTCACACAGAAGGGCGCCGAGATGCTGCGGTGTGACGCCTGCGGTGCGCTGTCGAGCACGCAGTCGTGAGGGCGTCGACGGCGGGTCGTCCCACCGCCCGCAGTGGCTCTCGTGTCGTCGCCTCGCGCCGTACCGCCTACCGGTTCGCCGTTCGGTGACCCGCCACCGGGCGGCTCACTGGAACTGTTTGAGCGTCTCCAGGTCCCGTTCCGTCCGCATGAACTCCGCGAGCCGACGGGTCGCGTGACAGTTCGGACAGGAGAACTGACTCCGGTGTTCGTCGAGGTCCGTCGGGTTCTCCTCCCAGTCTTTCCCACACTCGGGACACACCAGTCTGACGAACGCCTCCTCCATACCCCGAACTGTCTGCCGGCCGTCGGATAAACTTTGGCCGGTTCCCGACGACGGCGAGGCGAGTCCGGTGTCGGAGTGTGCCACCAGACCGGACCCGTCGCCGAGTCGACACGAGCGTTCAAGTAGGGAGCCGGGACCACCACTGCGTGCCAGCCGACGAAACGACCCGCTGGCACACTGAACCATGAGCCTGTACTGTCGTAACTGCGGTCACGCCGACTCCGTCGTACTGCTCGTCGACCTCGCGACCGAACTCCCGACGCGGGACCGGCCACGCGGTCGGAGCGCCGACGGAGACGAGCGGGCCGCGCCACCGAACGGCACACGACGGCCGACCGACTGGTCGCTGGACGTCGCCTGTCCGGCGTGTTCGAGCACGGACCTGGCGGGTGACCCCCGCGGGCTGTTCGCGGAACTCGCACGCTGACCGGCCCCCGGCGACCGTCGCGGCCGGTCGCGACGCGGCGAGCGAGCGTCGACCACCTGTCACCCCACGTGCGTGTCACGACCGAGAGCCACCTCACCAGAGAGTCGTGCATCCGTCGTATTTTCGACGGGTTCCTACCGGAACCTTCCGGCGAGAAGCAAATAGCTAAAAGTGCATATATCGGTGGGCCCTCACTCACCGACGCATGACGGACGACGAAGCCGAGATCCTCGGCACGACGAAGGTGGCACGGCGCTGGCGTATCAGCCTCATCAAGGCGGTTCGCGAGGAACTGGGTGACGAGGACGGGCCGGAGATCGGCGACCGGATCGTCTTCCGGAAGGAGGACGGCGAGATCGTCGTCGACCTGGCCTGAGGGGTCGCACGTCTGGCGCGTCGACGCGGCGGGTCCCCGAGCAG
This window encodes:
- a CDS encoding DUF5781 family protein, yielding MDIRVDGAVSPEPFLGAASLLETEWDLDRPVEVQVREDPDERTLAAHYDDRHVLQMSRAAATSVMARELALHELAHMVRYENDHPSHTQSTDEALFLALAGQSVERRKVTHCYQIANHMKDIYADDITLSVAPAEKLVTFFESQLATALAERRDEEWYPDAEVTDTVSDPDISVVNAAFALAVIDRHDLVADDHRIFDLAGALADGAPGVDLGHFRRKFSTLADEPSESAYRKELVDVTRTYAAESGARGPGEPAAD
- a CDS encoding translation initiation factor IF-2 subunit beta, whose translation is MDYDDMLDRAVEETPDIEESGSRFEVPDPDVRQEGNVTVVENYQSIVDTLSRDEEAVLKFLQNELGTAAHIDESGRARLTGGFKQRRVGDALDAYTEGFVICPECGLPDTKLVTQKGAEMLRCDACGALSSTQS